The Thermocrinis albus DSM 14484 genome segment ATACTGTAAAGGCGGGTCGTGGTCTCTGCCACCACCAGGCGGTTACGACTATGGTGGAGGAAGGCGTCCAGCGTATCGGTGACCTGATAAGGTGGGGTGTGACCTTTGATGCCGAGACCACCACCGAAGGGGGACATTCTTTCCCTCGTGTTCTTAAAGTAAAGGATTACACAGGAAGAGCCATATACCAAGTTCTTTGGAAAAAGGTTCAGGAGTTGGGTATAAGAGTTCTCAGGGGTGAGCTGGTGGAGATACTGGGGGATGACAAAGTGGAGGGTGTACTGTACGTAGAGGATGGTAGCATCCGTTTCTTGAGAGTAAAGGCGGTGGTACTGGCCACAGGCGGTGCTGCCTCCCTTTACCTTCACACATCCAACCCTTCACCTACCCGTGGTGACGCCATCGGTATAGCCATCCGAAAAGGTATCCCTCTGGTAAATCCTGAGTTTGTCCAGTTTCATCCCACGGTACTTGACGGAACCAGCTTCCTGATATCGGAGGCGGTAAGAGGTGAAGGAGCCACTCTGATAGATGAAAGGGGTGAGAGATTCGTGGATGAGCTCCTCCCCAGAGACCAGGTAGCCAGAGCTATATACAGAAAGCTGAAGGAAGGCCATCGTGTCTTCTTGGACATGAGACCCATCGTGGGTAAAGGTGTCAACATAGAGGAACGTTTCCCCACTATAGTTTCATACCTGAGGGAGAAAGGTATAGACCCATTGAAGGACCCAATACCTGTGGTTCCGGCAGCTCACTACTACATAGGAGGTTTGGAAGTAGATCTGTGGGGGCGAACAAGGCTACCCGGGCTATACGCTGTTGGAGAGGTGGCATGTACAGGTGTTCACGGAGCTAACCGCCTTGCTTCTAACTCTCTCCTGGAGGGTTTAGTTTTTGGATTCCGTGTGGCCCACAGAGTACTACATGACCTTAGCACCCTAACCTTTTCTTCCTCTTCCTTCAGGAACATGCATGAAGGAAAGGAAGAACCCCCCTTTACCCTCACCCATCTGAAAGAACTCATGTGGGAGTACTGTGGATTAGAGAGGGATGAGGAGGGACTAAAACACGCCATAGGGATACTGACCGAGTGGTTGCACAGTTGGAAAAGCTGGAGAAGAACACCGGAGAACAGGGCTCTTTTGGATATATCTCTGACAGCATTAGGAACACTGCAGGGAGCTTTAAACAGAAGGGAGAGTAGGGGTGTCCACTTCAGGAAAGATTATCCTTACCAAGATGACCGATACAGAAAGGACACATTGATAAGCGTGGGACTAAATTGGTAAGTATGATAGATCTTGAAACCCTCAAAAGAGCTCCCGAAAGTTGCGGTGTTTATCTTTTTCAAAGAAAGGGAAGACCTATATACATAGGAAAGGCAAAGAACATAAAGGAAAGACTGTTACAGCACTACAGGGCATCTACCTCAGATCCCAGAGAGAAAGCCATACTGGAGCAAGCCGACAGTGTGGACTGGTTTATCACCCGTAACGAGTTTGAAGCTCTAACTTTAGAGATAGACCTCATTCAAACTCATAAACCCAAATACAACATACTTCACAAGTACGGTGCAGGTTATCCCATGCTCCTCATCACCGAGGATCCTTTTCCCACCCTTCGCGTTGTGAGAGGTGCCCATCACAGAGGCAAACTCTTCGGTCCTTTCTTTACAGCCAGTAAGGCCTACAAAGTTAAAAGATTGGTGCACAGTCTTTTTAAACTACGCACATGTGATCCTATGCCTATCAGGAAGGAACCTTGCATGGATTATCATCTGGGCCTCTGCAGTGGTCCGTGCTGCGGAAAGATAGATAGGGAGGATTATCTACTGTCGGTTATGTCTGCGGAGTCTATGCTTTCGGGAGAAGTGGGAGAAGTGTTACCCTTGCTCTACCAGCGCATAGACCAGCTTATGGTGAACATGGAGTTTGAGAAGTGTGCCGTCATAAGGGATCAGATACAGGCTTTAGAGCGTTTAGGACAAGGGCAAAAGGTAAGTCCATTACCTTACGCCAGTGCAGATGTCTTCTACAGAATGGGTAACGTGGTGGGAATATTTCTTATCCGTTCCCATAAGTTGGTGGACAAACAGATACACACTTTGGAGAGTGAGAGCCAACTGGAAGAGATGCTGGCAGGTTTCTACTACGCCAACGTGCTGCCTCAGGTACTGCTGGTGAATTTTCCCATCAGTGAGGAACTAATACAGTGGTTACAGAAAAGGGGAGCCTGCAAGATACTTCCATTAGAAGATCCTGAGCTGGAAAAACTCCTGAGGGAGAACGTAGGTGCTGCCGTACCCTACCAGGTCCTAAGGGAGGAGTTTCTCAAAACCCTATCTGTACCTTTACCGGAGGTGATAGAAGGGTTTGATGTCTCCCATTTTTACGGGGAGTATGTGGTAGGATCTTGTGTGGTTTGGGAAAAAGGCTTCATGAACAAAAAGCGTTACAGGAGATACAGGATAAAGAGCTTTGAAGGTATAAACGACTATATGGCACTGGAAGAGATACTATCCAGAAGGGCGAGGCGCCTGAAAGAGGGAGAGGAAAAAATGCCCGACATATGGCTCATAGATGGAGGAGTAGGGCAGCTGAACGTAGGAATAAGGGTGAGGGATAGATGGGATCTACCCATTAAAGTCATGGCTCTCGCCAAAGAGGAGGAACTCCTCATAACGGAGGATGGTAGGAAGATCCCCCTCAAAGAGAACCCACTCCTCTACAAGGTGTTTGGTCTTATAAGGGACGAAGCACACCGCTTTGCCCTATCCTACAACCGACAGCTGAGACTCAAAAACGCCCTCACCGACATACTGGACAAAGTGAAAGGTATAGGAGAGGTAAAGAAGCGCATCATCTACAGGAACTTTGACAACCTTTATGAGTTTCTTCAGGCAGACCCTAACTATCTGAAGCAGTTAGGTATAGACCCTTCCCTAAAACAGGAGGTAGAAAAGTACCTTGCAGGTGATAAAGGGAGTTAATTTCCCCAGTTATGTGTTTGCCAGCCTGGTAGCAGGCTACGTTATGATGGGTGTGGATATTATGTTGGAGGGTTTTCTAGGGCTTTTTGGTAGTTACAGACAGTATGTAGAAATAGTTTCCTACACAGGACTTTTCAGAGGATACGAGGATTTAGCGATGGTTATAGGACACACTTTCAATTCTATGATCTTTGCTATCTTTTTTGTTACACCTCAAGTGTACCACAGATTACCGTCGCCGTGGGGAGCTGTCAAAGGGCTCTTCTTTGGCATCTGTTGGCATGCCCTTGCTTTAGCCTTTTTGGTAATAACTTCCCTATTAGGTGCCCGTATGTCAGAGCTTATGTTACCCCACCATCTACATCAACACCTGACCCTTCTTTTACTACACGTCGTATGGGGAGTGACCCTCGGTGCCCTCTATAATTTAAAGGATGATAATGATAGTTATACACGTGAAAGCAAAACCTAAGGCCTCTAAGGAGTACGTGAAGGAATTATCCCCCAACTTTTACGAGGTGGCGGTAAAGGAACCACCCGAAGACGGAAAAGCTAACGAAAGGATACTGGAACTACTGTCAAAACATCTAAAGGTACCCAAGAGTCGTATAAAGCTCCTTAGAGGGACTTCCTCAAGGATAAAAGTATTCTGCATCTCACAGCTTTGATTTATAATCTTAAAAGTCCTATGGTGGTTTACTTTTACACTCACAGGGGTAAACAAAGAACCAACAACGAAGACGCTCTTTTGGTGAACGGAAGAGTCTTCCAAACAGAAGCTATGGATGTGGTACAAAGCGAGAACTTTCAAGGTGGTTGGCTGGTTGTGGCTGATGGGTTAGGCGGTCATGCCAGGGGTGAGGTGGCCTCCAGGATAGTGTTGGAGATTCTGCAGGAAAGAAACCCTCAGGATAAGGAGAGTCTTATGTCTACCCTTTGGGAAGCCAAGGATGTACTCTTAGAATACGCGCGTCAGCATCCTCAAGCTTACGGGCTAGGCACAGCTTTGGCAGGTTTCCTTGTAAGGGAAGAGGATGTTTTGGTTTTTAACGTGGGTGACTGTAGAGTTTACGGCTACTCAAAAGGTTGGGTTCGCCTCACCAAAGACCACACGGTGGTTGAAGATCTAATAGACAAAGGTCAACTTACACCCCAGGAGGCAAAGAACCATCCCCGCAGACATATTCTTACCTCTGCCCTTACGGGAGATATGTCGGACTTTGAGATCTACATAAGACAGGTGGATATACCAGTGGCTCTTTTGGCATGTTCCGACGGTTTCTGGGAAGAAATGGAAGATGACCTTAACGCCTGTGGCACAGACGTGAATCTCATCATGGAGGTGTTAAAAGAAAAACCTCAGAAGGACAACGTGAGTTTTCTTCTTCTGAAAAGGAATGTTTAACTACGGTCTAATTCTGTCCTTCGTAGGTACTCACTTTCACGGTTGGCAGATACAACCCTCCCTACGCACCGTTCAAGGTGAACTCTCTTCCTGCCTTAGCAAGATTTTTGATCGCACCATCAAACCTATAGGGTGTTGTAGGACAGACGCAGGAGTACACGCCAAGGAGTATGCAGCCAACTTTAAAGCACCCACCTTTATAGAACCAGATAAGCTTCTGAAAGCCCTTAACTCCCTTTTACCTCACGACATAGGAGTAAAGAAAGTTTGGCTGGCAGAAGAGAAGTGGAACTCCCGTTACTCTATCAAAGGTAAAACTTACGTATACAGAATCCATATGTCCCATGCCAGAGATCCCTTTTTGGAGCCCTTTGTTTGGAGAATCCCCTATACCTTACAGGTGGACAAGATGAGAGAGATCAGTCAGCTTTTAGTGGGAACTCATGACTTTTCCGGTTTTTCTAAAAAAGAGGATGATAAGAACCCTATTATAGACTTAGAGGAATTGGTCCTCCTACAGGAAGGCGATATACTTATTTTGAGTTTTAGAGCACGGCGTTTTTTAAGATACATGGTAAGGAGAATGGTAGGTGCGTTGGTACAGGTAGGGTTAGAAAAGATAGGAAAAGAAGAGATAGAGCGCTATCTATCAGGTGAAAACTGCCCATACACAGCTCCCGCAAAAGGTCTCACATTGGAAAAAATCCACTTTAGCTAACTGTCAATTAGCCCATATCACAGTACCATGTGGGACATAGGAAAGTATGTTGTGTATTAAAATTATTTTGTGAGGAGGGATAAAATGAAGAGGTATGTAGGTTATTTTGTTTTCGGTTTAATTGCAATGGGGATTGTTTTTAGTGGTTATGGTGGAGGCGGTGGAGGTGGTGGAAGAGTTATAACAGCACCATCTGGAAGCCTTGATACCACCTTCGGCAGAGGAGGCATAGTAACAACAGATATTGGAACGAATAGGGAGGATGAAGCCAAAGCCCTTGCCATCCAGTCAGACGGGAAGATTGTGGTCGTAGGATATTCCTATAATGGCACAAACACTGATTTTGCCGTAGTGAGGTATAATCCAGATGGAAGCCTTGATACCAGCTTCGGCACAAACGGCATAGTAACGACAGATATTGGAACGAATAGTGAGGATAAAGCCTATGCCCTTGCCATCCAGAGAGACGGTAAGATTGTGGTCGCAGGAACTTCAGACGGTGATTTTGCCATAGTGAGGTATTGGCCATAGAGACAGAATCTATAAAAATAGAAGGGCAGGAACATAGTCCTGCCCTTTTATTTTTGATATTCAATTTCAATAAAGATCATACAGATTTCTTGAGTCTGGCAAGAGGGAGCTTCTTAATGGAGGATCTGACGATAATCATTACAAGGCAGAGATAGAGAGGCCCCAGAGGATAATAGGCAAACAGACCATACAGATAGAGATATTAAAAACTTTTCAACTCCACACGGTACGTTAGAAACTAGCTCTTGCAAGTTCAGATTTTCTTTGAAACTCAAACTTTCAACTCCACACGGTACATTAGAAACACAGAGAGGTCTTAGTAAATTCTGGGCTGAACGTTACCTTTCAACTCCACACGGTACATTAGAAACTCTCCCCGTAAAGCGGATACTTCATCTGTCAGAGCATCTTTCAACTCCACACGGTACATTAGAAACTAGAAGATGATGAAAACTCGTTCCCTGTTGTCTCCCCTTTCAACTCCACACGGTACATTAGAAACCTGACTATAAAAACTTTTTCGTTGCTCAAATCATAACTTTCAACTCCACACGGTACATTAGAAACACAGAGAGGTCTTAGTAAATTCTGGGCTGAACGTTACCTTTCAACTCCACACGGTACATTAGAAACTCTCCCCGTAAAGCGGATACTTCATCTGTCAGAGCATCTTTCAACTCCACACGGTACATTAGAAACCTCCACAGCTATGAAGCGTATGAGAAGTTAATGGATCTGAAGCTTTCAACTCCACACGGTACATTAGAAACCATGCGTGAGAGACTTATCTATGTAATTTATCCCCTCACTTTCAACTCCACACGGTACATTAGAAACAAGAAAACACGTTCTCCAAAGCTCCCGCCACTTCCTGCTTTCAACTCCACACGGTACATTAGAAACGGGGCAGTTTAGGAGCTTCGGCGGGTTGGGTAGTTTGCTTTCAACTCCACACGGTACATTAGAAACAGCCTAAAAGTCAGATGATTGGCACGATGTTTGCTATCTTTCAACTCCACACGGTACATTAGAAACACCCAGTGAAGGAAGTCCCCGTGTCAAAACTACTCCCATCTTTCAACTCCACACGGTACATTAGAAACAATACTAGACAAGGATGAAATCCGTAAGGCACTAAAGCTCTTTCAACTCCACACGGTACATTAGAAACGGGGCAGTTTAGGAGCTTCGGCGGGTTGGGTAGTTTGCTTTCAACTCCACACGGTACATTAGAAACTTTAACTATGAGCCTGTCGCATATTTCCTTGAGCATCCTTTCAACTCCACACGGTACATTAGAAACTGTCCACAATCTTCACTATCTGCGTTGGAATCACCTTCTTTCAACTCCACACGGTACATTAGAAACCCGTACACCGCTACCCGTAGTTCCTTACCCCAATGAGACTTTCAACTCCACACGGTACATTAGAAACAGGGACGTTTTTGTTGCGTGCGTGCGTGCGTGCCTTTCAACTCCACACGGTACATTAGAAACAAGGGCTTAATGCTATTAAATTCGGTCAAGGATAAAACTTTCAACTCCACACGGTACATTAGAAACCCTTTTAGGGACATCCCTCATGCCTTCTATGTCAAGCCTATGCTTTCAACTCCACACGGTACATTAGAAACAGAAATACATGTACTGCTGTTATGACAGTGTGTTTGCACTTTCAACTCCACACGGTACATTAGAAACCCATGATCACGGTGAGAGTTCTTGAAAAGAATAATGACTTTCAACTCCACACGGTACATTAGAAACGTGAAGATAGATAGCCCCGATGAGGCTCTGGATGCTTTCTTTCAACTCCACACGGTACATTAGAAACGACAGGTTCAAACTCCCACGACCTCATGGCTAAATACTGTCTTTCAACTCCACACGGTACATTAGAAACAGTGGTCAGGGAGGAGTTTGACCCCAGACAACTGAGACTTTCAACTCCACACGGTACATTAGAAACAGTGGTCAGGGAGGAGTTTGACCCCAGACAACTGAGACTTTCAACTCCACACGGTACATTAGAAACTCTTGATAGTGTTCCAACTCCTTGCCCGCCTTGAGGAGCTTTCAACTCCACACGGTACATTAGAAACTGTAATCTTGTCAATGCTTTCTTGATAAGATTTGACACTTTCAACTCCACACGGTACATTAGAAACTGCTTCCATAATGGTTATATGATTTTTACAATCAATAACCTTTCAACTCCACACGGTACATTAGAAACAAACGTCAGGTCTTTCGCTCAGTTATCATTACATTTACCTTTCAACTCCACACGGTACATTAGAAACACATCTACATAGTTCTTGCTGATTACATGCTTCCTTATTTTCCTTTCAACTCCACACGGTACATTAGAAACATTCCTCATAGAGGCTTTTCACCTCCTGAGGAATTTCCTTTCAACTCCACACGGTACATTAGAAACTGAATATGTGCCAGAAGACTCCGACGGCAAAAAACTCCTTTCAACTCCACACGGTACATTAGAAACTTTAGCCAGTCCTTGAATGGTAATGTTCTTAAATAGCTTTCAACTCCACACGGTACATTAGAAACAAGTATTAACTTCTTTAGCTTTTTGAGAGCAAGCTTGCTTTCAACTCCACACGGTACATTAGAAACGGTATGTTAATTGGAGGAATGGGTGGTGGCATGATGGGCTTTCAACTCCACACGGTACATTAGAAACCATCTTTTCTGCAAAAGACAGAGCAAGGGCATACATAGACTTTCAACTCCACACGGTACATTAGAAACCGAGGTAAAAGAACTGCTTGTCATAAGAAAGATAATGCTTTCAACTCCACACGGTACATTAGAAACGATATCTTTTTCAAAACAGATGAGAAATACCAACATCTTTCAACTCCACACGGTACATTAGAAACCCTAACTCTTCATATTAATCTTATCCTACAGAATCAATAACTTTAGAGAGGGGGTACCCTTCGCAAAATGAAGTTTATTTTCGGAAACTCCAGGTGTCTCGGATAGCATCCAAAAGTACCCCTCTCTGAGCTTACTCTCTCAAGCATTAGAAATTTCTGCATCAAGACATCAATACTAAAAAATGTCTAGATGCCTAAAAGTCACTCTTGCAAAGAAATACCAACCCTCTATTCAGTTGCCAAGATAACAAGGGTCCTATGTGGACCCTCCGTCTTGGTGGATATTATATACCAAAAGGAGGAAGATGACAAGGTTCTTCTTGACCCCTTGCATTAGGAAAGTAACCATAAGATAATACTACCTATGGACTCCATACTGCTGGTACTGTTGGCGTACCTTTACGGTTCCGTCCTATTCGGAGAGCATATAGCTAAGTGGAAGGGGGTTGATATAAGAAGCGTGGGTAGTGGAAACGTAGGTGCCACCAATGTGGCTCGTGCTTTAGGTAAAAAGTATGCCTTACTGGTGTTTCTGTTGGATATGTCAAAGGGTCTTGTTCCTGTCTGGCTGGCTCGTTTTTACATGGGAATTGACTCGTGGACTGTTTTCTTAGTGGGTGTGGCCAGTGTGCTGGGTCACATGTATCCCATTTTTCACAACTGGAAAGGGGGAAAGGGTGTGGCTACCGCTTTTGGTGTACTTTTGGGAATTTCTCCCTTCCTAGCTTTTCTTACGCTGTTGGTCTGGCTTATGGTGTTTAAGTGGAAGGGTTATGTGTCTCTGGCTTCCTTAACTGCCTGTGTCTTTGCTGTGGTGTTTTCCCTCTTCTTTATGCCCGCTAAGATTTTTCTACTGGCACTGGTGATTACTGTTCTGATATTTTACAGGCACAAGGACAACATAAAGAGACTTATGGAGGGTAGAGAGTTAAAAGTGGGTTCATGAGGGGTCTTCTTTTCTTTCTTTCATCAATAACCTTTTTCAGAATTCTGTATGTGATTTTCTATCCTTTGGACCTATTTCCGGAGGAGGCTCAATACTGGGACTGGTCAAGAGATCTGGATCTTAGCTATTACTCTAAGCCTCCTATGGTGGCTTACCTTAACTTTATCAGCAGAACTATCTTAGGAAACACAGAGATAGCGGTAAGAGTATGGCCCATTTTTTTCTCTTTCCTTCTGTCTGTTTTTACGTACATCTTTGTAAAAAGGTTGTTTGATGAGAAAACAGCTCTCGTGGCATCTGTGATACCACAGCTGTCTGTGGGTTTTTCCGTAAACTCCCTTCTTATGACTACCGATGCTCCTTTTTTGTTTTTCTGGTCCTTGAGTGTTATGACTATTTACCATGCGTCAGAAAAAAACTCTCTAAGATTGTGGCTTTTGGCAGGTTTTTTAGCCGGTCTTGCTTTTCTTAGTAAGTATCCTGCTGTTTTTCTATTACCTTGTACTCTCCTCTATCTTCTCCTTTACCGAAGGAATGTTCTCCTTAGTTACAAGCCTTACGTAGCTCTTCTGCCTGCCTTTTTTCTGGCTACACCGGTCATATACTGGAACATGAAACACGGTATGGTTTCCTTCTTGCATGTTTCCACTCTGGCCACAAAGGGTGGCGGTTCTGTGTGGGAGCATATCCTGGAATATCTGGGAGGGCAGATGCTGATTCTTTCAGTTATCCCCTTCTTCTTCATGTTAATGGGTTGGTTAAAAGGATGGAAGAACAGTACCACAGCCTTTCTGTCCCTTTACTCTTTGCCTGTTTTTCTGTTTTTTTCAATGCTTTCTCTTCACAAAAGAGTGGAGGCCAACTGGCCAGGGTTTGCCTACTTTACAGGTAGCATACTGGCATCCTACCACTTGGCCAGAAGCAGGTGGCTTGTTCCTTCTTTTGGTCTTTCTCTCTTTCTTTTCCTGTTTCTTCACTTTACACCTTTACTGGATGTGGTGGGTCTAAGGAAGATACTACCTCCTCAGAGGGATCCTACTAAGATGGGCGTAGGATGGAGCTTGTTGGGGGATGAGGTAAGCCGACTTTATACCGGTGAGGAGATGGTATTCAGTCCTCAGTATCAGATATCGGCGGAACTGGCCTTTTACACCAAGGGTAATCCTCGCACCTTTTGCGTAAATCTGGGTAGGAGGATGAACCAGTACGATCTTTGGAGAGAAGGCATGAAGAACTATGTGGGAAAAGACGCTATCTTTGTGGACCTTAAACCCATAGACAGCAGAGTCCTCTCAGGTTTTGAAGGTATAATAGAGGAGAGGAGCCTTGTTGTCAAATGGAGAGGTGAGGAGGTGAGAAGGTTTTATATATACAAGCTGAGAAAATTCAACGGTCATATGGAGGAAAGCATGCCTGAAGGTTATTAGATGGTTTCTATCTGTATATCTGGCCCTGTTTTTTGTGTATCATCTGTATCCTGTTTCTTTCTTTTCCAGCACCAACTACTCACCTTTAAGACCATCTCCAATTCCCTATAGTAGAGAGTGTAGGGTAGCTTTGGGTGTTAGGACCGTTTACAACGCTCCCTTAGGTAACCCCCACAAACTACAACAGGAACTTTCTCTGTTAGGTATCCACAAAGAAGTACCTTACCAAGAGGGTTACGGTTTTGAGGACATAGGCGTGATAAGGTGGTTTTCTTACTTCCTTTTTGATTTTATCCCATCATACCTTCTACGTGCAGAGCCTCCTGATCCTTACCAACTTTTACCCAAAGGTGATTGTAAACCCATCTTATCGGACATTCCGGTCCTTATCTCTGTCTGGAACTGGGACTTTCCTTCCTACTCTTTCATATTGGGTAAGAGGTATAACTTGCTACTTAGGTGTGATGAGGAGGATATGAGTAAGGCGGTGCCTGTAGTAGGAAGGAACCTTAGTGTCTACATATATTCACCTAAGGGTTTCTTTTTGGGAGACAAAGAGGTACCTCTCCAATCTGTTTTGACCCTCAACACGGAGGGTAACACGTTGGTTTTGGTGTGGAAGAATCAAGAGCTATGGGGCGTTTACCCGCAAAGCGGTCTAAGCCTGGTCCTGACAGAGGAAGGGATCTATCGCGTGGAGATTTTCTCTTACAAACTGCGCGTATGGAACATATTTATGGGACTGCGTTTTGTTTCGTGCCTTCCACCCTTCAAGGTTCAGGCTATGTGAGAAAGATCCATCTTATCACCGTACCGATAAAGGACCATCTTTCTGAGATCAGCATGGTTTAGGAGGAAGGGATCCTTCTTTATGAGCTCTGACGCATCTTCTCGGGCCAGCTCCAGAAGTCTTCTGTCTTGTTCCCTCATAAAGTTGGCCACTCTGAAACCAAAGAAGCCTGATTGAGACTCTCCGAGAAGCTCTCCGGGACCTCTCATCAACATATCCTCTTCTGCTATCTTAAAACCATCGTAGGTGGACACCAGAACCTTGAGTCTTCTCATGGCTGGCGAATACCTTTCTTGATCGGGTACCACCAGAAAACAGTAGGAGGTGAGGTTAGATCTCCCTACGCGACCTCTAAGCTGGTGTAACTGAGAAAGTCCAAACCTGTGAGCCGACTCTATCACCATCACGGTAGCGGTAGGCACATCAACACCTACCTCCACCACACTGGTAGACACCAGTATGTCTCCCTTCTCTCTAAACTCCTCCATGATGGCTATCTTTTCTGAATCTTTCATCTTACCGTGCAGCAGGAGAACGTTCCTCTCAGGAAACAGGTTCTTCCACCTTTCGTACTCGGTGGTGGCAGCTTTCAAAGATAACCTTTCTGACTCCTCTATAAGGGGATATATCACGTAAACTCTGTGACCTGCTTGGAGTTCTCTTCTTATAACTTCCAGCATTTCCTCTGTGCGAGACTCAAAAACTATAGTGGTGATGACAGGTTTTCTGCCAGCAGGCATCTGATCCAAAAAGGACACATCCAGGTCACCGTAGAGGGATAGGGCTAAGGTACGGGGTATGGGGGTGGCACTCATCACCAAACAGTGAGGGTAAAACCCTCTCCCTTTCTGAAGAAGTATCTTCCTCTGAAGAACGCCGAACCTGTGTTGTTCATCTACCACCACAAAACCTAAACGGTTAAATTCCACCTCTTCCTGTAAAAGGGCGTGAGTACCTATCAGTATGTGGAGGTGGCCTCTGGCGGTGTGATACTTAACGCTGAGCCTTTCTCTTCCCTTTACAGAGCTGGTGAGAAGACCCACCCTTACCCCCATAGGTTCCAGAAACTTTCTGAAGTTTTCGTAGTGTTGACGGGCCAGTATCTCGGTAGGTACCATCACCGCCGTCTGGTAACCCTCTTTAGCAAAGGCGTAGCTTATGGCCATAGCCACCACTGTTTTACCGCTTCCCACATCTCCTTGCAGGAGTCTGCTCATGGGTACTTCCTTTTCCACGTCAGTCAGTATCTCCTGTATAACCCTTTTTTGGGCACCGGTAAGTTCAAAGGGCAGGCTGCTTACGAACTGCTCCACCCATTCTTTGCCTTCTTTCAGGGTAGGGGCTTTCTGGCTGCGTATCTCCGAACGTCTTAGCTGCAAAGCCAATTGGAAGATGAAAAGTTCATCGTACACAAGCCTTCTCTGAAAGGGTGCCAAAAAGCTGTTGAGGGTCTCCTCATCACCGGTTGGAGGTCTGTGGGTGAGATAGAAACTTTCTCCTATTTCCAAGAAGTTATACTTCTGCAGAATTTCCCGAGGTATGTATTCTGGCATGTGTTTGGCCAATTCCGTTATGTGAAACATGGCCTTTCTTACGCGCTTGTGCCGTGTCTTAGCGGATAGACTCTGTTCGTTTTTGGTTCTGATGTTGTAAAAAGGTAGTATTGATCCTGCCTCTTCCTCCGATAGAATCTCGGGATGTACCATGTACTTTTCTCCCTGAAACTCTTTGACTCTTCCGTAAACTATCA includes the following:
- the recG gene encoding ATP-dependent DNA helicase RecG; amino-acid sequence: MERLEKAKDFIKQLEEQNYLRLKRSWGAGMYLFNLLKEYLEPSCLELLKEFDKLPFEKKVAVLRLIKEAIKEPTVPAVSFQNEEKYPLEWFLEPLDKVKGLDFKEKKLLKSLGVEDILSALWFLPVRYEDRRLSTSVRTALPGKRYALKVKVVELREDSSDTYPLRVVCTDGTGYLVLRFRYKDPRVKLRFKPSTQLIVYGRVKEFQGEKYMVHPEILSEEEAGSILPFYNIRTKNEQSLSAKTRHKRVRKAMFHITELAKHMPEYIPREILQKYNFLEIGESFYLTHRPPTGDEETLNSFLAPFQRRLVYDELFIFQLALQLRRSEIRSQKAPTLKEGKEWVEQFVSSLPFELTGAQKRVIQEILTDVEKEVPMSRLLQGDVGSGKTVVAMAISYAFAKEGYQTAVMVPTEILARQHYENFRKFLEPMGVRVGLLTSSVKGRERLSVKYHTARGHLHILIGTHALLQEEVEFNRLGFVVVDEQHRFGVLQRKILLQKGRGFYPHCLVMSATPIPRTLALSLYGDLDVSFLDQMPAGRKPVITTIVFESRTEEMLEVIRRELQAGHRVYVIYPLIEESERLSLKAATTEYERWKNLFPERNVLLLHGKMKDSEKIAIMEEFREKGDILVSTSVVEVGVDVPTATVMVIESAHRFGLSQLHQLRGRVGRSNLTSYCFLVVPDQERYSPAMRRLKVLVSTYDGFKIAEEDMLMRGPGELLGESQSGFFGFRVANFMREQDRRLLELAREDASELIKKDPFLLNHADLRKMVLYRYGDKMDLSHIA
- a CDS encoding ArnT family glycosyltransferase yields the protein MRGLLFFLSSITFFRILYVIFYPLDLFPEEAQYWDWSRDLDLSYYSKPPMVAYLNFISRTILGNTEIAVRVWPIFFSFLLSVFTYIFVKRLFDEKTALVASVIPQLSVGFSVNSLLMTTDAPFLFFWSLSVMTIYHASEKNSLRLWLLAGFLAGLAFLSKYPAVFLLPCTLLYLLLYRRNVLLSYKPYVALLPAFFLATPVIYWNMKHGMVSFLHVSTLATKGGGSVWEHILEYLGGQMLILSVIPFFFMLMGWLKGWKNSTTAFLSLYSLPVFLFFSMLSLHKRVEANWPGFAYFTGSILASYHLARSRWLVPSFGLSLFLFLFLHFTPLLDVVGLRKILPPQRDPTKMGVGWSLLGDEVSRLYTGEEMVFSPQYQISAELAFYTKGNPRTFCVNLGRRMNQYDLWREGMKNYVGKDAIFVDLKPIDSRVLSGFEGIIEERSLVVKWRGEEVRRFYIYKLRKFNGHMEESMPEGY